The DNA sequence CAAAGCCTCAGCAACTCTATAAGCATCATGAGTGGTCATCTTATCTGTTACTCCAGGCGGATTCTGTCCGAATTGTAATAGTGCCACATCAACTTTGTGCTCTTTTCCAATTCGATAAAACATGTTTGCATAATGAGAATCACCATTGTGGAAGATATTGCCTGCCGGTGTCTTGATTAAATAACATACAGCTCCTTCTTCCATATCCTTGGGCAGTTGTTTACCACTGAAAAGGAGTGTTCGATCCGCGGTTTCTGTTGCCAATATTTCTGTGTCTTTTACTTTAACTTTACTTCCCCATTTGACTTTGATAATTCTATTTTCCGGCACTCCGAATTCTTTTAATTTTGAGCATACTAACTCTGGACCGATGAATTTTGCTGTTGTTTTCTTCAACATTGGAATGACTGCATATGGATCGCAATGATCAGGATGAAAATGAGTTATCAGGATAACATCGAGCTCTTTGATTTCCCACGGATCTATTACATGTGGAAAGGTTCTAAGCCACTCTATCCTTTCAGCACCAGATTGCCTACAAACTCCACACCCATCTTCAAAGGACGTATAAAGGGATGGACCGCTGTATTGATCAATTATTAAATTGGCTTCTTTAG is a window from the Candidatus Bathyarchaeota archaeon genome containing:
- a CDS encoding MBL fold metallo-hydrolase, which produces MSSKEDVGIPGSRYAYVKGVSIGDLTKEDWLKACFPEWGTWLNKRIEKTKVKDKSVALWWTGACGFFIKTKEANLIIDQYSGPSLYTSFEDGCGVCRQSGAERIEWLRTFPHVIDPWEIKELDVILITHFHPDHCDPYAVIPMLKKTTAKFIGPELVCSKLKEFGVPENRIIKVKWGSKVKVKDTEILATETADRTLLFSGKQLPKDMEEGAVCYLIKTPAGNIFHNGDSHYANMFYRIGKEHKVDVALLQFGQNPPGVTDKMTTHDAYRVAEALDAKLLIPMHYDWANMQGDPTEIELLVKRNAPWIKTAILQPGCKFEYPTDVDIGKCKYPQYVERWRPELSWEYGDKRKMSYQVDE